From Variovorax sp. J2L1-78, the proteins below share one genomic window:
- the yjgA gene encoding ribosome biogenesis factor YjgA → MSRKPKKGYYVRGEFVAEGSELDLELKRELKGTDDASKTDLKRESAELQKLGEDLLGLRAGLFDQLPLGEKLVDAIVEARRITNFEGKRRQMQFIGKLMRALDPEVLDAVRSALDEQHSGPAEETAMLHEAERWRDRLIADDDALGGWIETHPDTDSQQLRALVRQARKDIKAGKPGEAPRQGKSYREVFQLVRAQLAAHAGSDRAAEASEESRERDA, encoded by the coding sequence ATGTCCCGCAAACCCAAAAAAGGCTACTACGTCCGTGGCGAATTCGTTGCCGAAGGCAGCGAACTCGACCTGGAGCTCAAACGCGAGCTCAAGGGCACCGACGACGCCAGCAAGACCGACCTCAAGCGCGAAAGCGCCGAGCTGCAGAAGCTCGGTGAAGACCTGCTCGGTCTGCGCGCCGGCCTGTTCGACCAGCTGCCGCTCGGCGAGAAGCTGGTCGACGCGATCGTCGAGGCGCGCCGCATCACCAATTTCGAAGGCAAGCGCCGCCAGATGCAGTTCATCGGCAAGCTGATGCGCGCGCTCGACCCCGAGGTGCTCGACGCCGTGCGCAGCGCGCTCGACGAACAGCACAGCGGACCCGCCGAGGAAACCGCCATGCTGCACGAGGCCGAGCGCTGGCGCGACCGGCTCATCGCCGACGACGACGCGCTCGGCGGCTGGATAGAAACCCATCCCGACACCGACAGCCAGCAGCTGCGCGCCCTGGTGCGTCAGGCCCGCAAGGACATCAAGGCCGGCAAGCCCGGCGAAGCACCGCGCCAGGGCAAGTCCTACCGCGAGGTGTTCCAGCTGGTGCGCGCGCAACTGGCCGCCCACGCAGGCAGCGACCGTGCGGCCGAAGCCAGCGAGGAATCGCGGGAGCGCGACGCGTGA
- the mog gene encoding molybdopterin adenylyltransferase, with product MNDTFDPVHIGIVSVSDRASTGVYEDKGLPALKDWLTRALRNPIDFEARLIPDEQAGISATLIELVDAGCALVLTTGGTGPALRDVTPEATLAVAHKEMPGFGEQMRQISLRFVPTAILSRQVAVIRDRALILNLPGQPKAIAETLEGLKNADGSQAVPGIFAAVPYCIDLIGGPYLETDDAVCKAFRPKSAIRPARA from the coding sequence GTGAACGACACGTTCGACCCCGTCCACATCGGCATCGTCTCGGTCAGCGACCGCGCCTCCACCGGCGTGTACGAAGACAAGGGCCTGCCCGCGCTGAAGGACTGGCTGACCCGCGCCCTGCGCAACCCGATCGACTTCGAGGCGCGGCTGATCCCCGACGAGCAGGCCGGCATCAGCGCCACGCTGATCGAGCTGGTCGACGCCGGCTGCGCGCTGGTGCTCACCACCGGCGGCACCGGCCCCGCCCTGCGCGACGTCACGCCCGAGGCGACGCTGGCCGTGGCGCACAAGGAAATGCCGGGCTTTGGCGAGCAGATGCGGCAGATCAGCCTGCGCTTCGTGCCGACGGCGATCCTGTCGCGCCAGGTCGCGGTGATTCGCGACCGCGCGCTGATCCTCAACCTGCCGGGCCAGCCCAAGGCCATCGCGGAGACGCTCGAAGGCCTGAAGAACGCCGACGGCTCGCAGGCCGTGCCGGGCATCTTCGCGGCCGTGCCCTACTGCATCGACCTGATCGGCGGGCCGTACCTCGAGACGGACGACGCCGTCTGCAAGGCCTTCCGGCCGAAGTCGGCGATCCGCCCGGCCCGCGCCTGA
- a CDS encoding TRAP transporter substrate-binding protein, producing the protein MKLNRLAAGLVLGMGLACAAFAQTTMKISISTAQNSHQGVAIDTFAKEVATRTGGRYKVETFYNGALGGERESIEAVQLGTQELAFSSTGPVPNFVPETKILDVPFLFRDKAHARAVLDGPIGQDLLAKFDAKGFKALAWGENGFRHMTNSKRDVKAPEDLKGLKMRTMENPVHIAAYKGLGIITTPMAFPEVFTALQQGTVDGQENPLPVIMSAKFSQVQKHLSLTGHVYSPCIFVMNKASFDKLSAADKTAFLEAAKVAVKANRDRVDQDDANGVKELRAQGMTVIENVDKAKFVAMLAPVNADFEKQFGKANLDKIRDVK; encoded by the coding sequence ATGAAGTTGAACCGACTGGCCGCTGGCCTGGTTCTGGGAATGGGCCTGGCCTGCGCCGCGTTCGCGCAGACCACCATGAAGATCAGCATCTCGACCGCGCAGAACTCGCACCAGGGCGTCGCCATCGACACCTTCGCCAAGGAAGTCGCGACCCGCACCGGCGGCCGCTACAAGGTCGAGACCTTCTACAACGGCGCACTCGGCGGCGAACGCGAATCCATCGAGGCGGTTCAGCTCGGCACGCAGGAGCTGGCCTTCTCGTCGACCGGCCCCGTCCCCAACTTCGTGCCCGAGACGAAGATCCTCGATGTGCCCTTCCTGTTCCGCGACAAGGCGCACGCCCGCGCGGTGCTCGACGGCCCGATCGGCCAGGACCTGCTGGCCAAGTTCGACGCCAAGGGTTTCAAGGCACTGGCCTGGGGCGAGAACGGCTTCCGCCACATGACCAACAGCAAGCGCGACGTGAAGGCGCCCGAGGACCTCAAGGGCCTGAAGATGCGCACCATGGAGAACCCGGTGCACATCGCGGCGTACAAGGGCCTGGGCATCATCACGACGCCGATGGCCTTCCCGGAGGTCTTCACCGCCTTGCAACAGGGCACGGTCGACGGCCAGGAGAACCCGCTGCCGGTGATCATGTCGGCCAAGTTCTCGCAGGTGCAGAAGCACCTGTCGCTGACGGGCCACGTGTACTCGCCCTGCATCTTCGTCATGAACAAGGCGTCGTTCGACAAGCTCAGCGCCGCCGACAAGACCGCGTTCCTCGAGGCCGCGAAGGTGGCCGTGAAGGCCAACCGCGACCGCGTCGACCAGGACGATGCCAACGGCGTGAAGGAACTGCGCGCCCAGGGCATGACCGTGATCGAGAACGTCGACAAGGCGAAGTTCGTCGCCATGCTGGCGCCCGTCAACGCCGACTTCGAGAAGCAGTTCGGCAAGGCCAACCTCGACAAGATCCGCGATGTGAAGTGA
- a CDS encoding TRAP transporter small permease, with product MKDKFLGLERWTTGASMVLACAMLVIASSLGVFQIVTRFVLERPAEWSEILIRVSLIWMVFLGIPMAFRQGAMVSVDVLYRWSPPRFRRVLDAVVSLAALTLMLIILWYGWDYAMRGRVQSMAGLESLSMVWAYLALPVGAVFSLFGIAGNFLDPKRLELETAQ from the coding sequence ATGAAAGATAAATTCCTTGGCCTGGAGCGCTGGACGACCGGCGCGTCCATGGTGCTCGCCTGCGCGATGCTGGTCATCGCCTCCTCGCTCGGCGTGTTCCAGATCGTCACCCGTTTCGTGCTCGAGCGGCCTGCCGAGTGGAGCGAGATCCTCATCCGGGTCAGCCTGATCTGGATGGTCTTCCTGGGCATCCCGATGGCATTCCGCCAGGGCGCCATGGTGAGCGTCGACGTGCTCTACCGCTGGAGCCCGCCGCGCTTTCGCCGCGTGCTGGACGCGGTGGTGAGCCTCGCCGCACTCACGCTGATGTTGATCATCCTCTGGTACGGCTGGGACTACGCGATGCGCGGCCGCGTGCAGTCGATGGCGGGCTTGGAGAGCCTGTCGATGGTCTGGGCCTACCTCGCGCTGCCCGTCGGCGCCGTCTTTTCCCTGTTCGGCATCGCCGGCAATTTTCTCGATCCGAAGCGGCTCGAACTGGAGACCGCGCAATGA
- a CDS encoding TRAP transporter large permease: MTPMMVGTMVLCFALSVSVAVSIGLASIVGMQVNGANMLISAKEIFNSINKFPLAAIPFFILAGNLMETGGISRRLVEFAKSIVGGVQGGLPMTCVLTCMIFAAVSGSSVATTFAIGAILIPALIKHGYPTSYAAALQATSAELGVIIPPSIPMILYGVSAEVSIGELFIAGFGPGILISLALMLFVWVYCKFKGWGKNDGEGRMPFGRALWQAGWALLMPVIILGGIYGGVFTPTEASAVAVFYALVVGMVIYREIKVTDLFVILRKSVLSSAVIMFIIANAGLFAFLITRAGVPDAIGRWLEQVLQSPAMFLLGVNAALFVIGMFIETSAAIIVLAPILAPVAMHFGIDPVHFGLIMVVNLALGMITPPFGVNLFAACTVARISLDRIVKDLIPFVGVVLGCLMLITYFPAISLTLRDLVYAK, from the coding sequence ATGACGCCCATGATGGTTGGCACGATGGTGCTGTGCTTCGCACTGTCGGTCTCTGTCGCCGTCTCGATCGGCCTCGCCTCGATCGTGGGCATGCAGGTCAACGGCGCCAACATGCTGATCTCCGCCAAGGAGATCTTCAACTCGATCAACAAGTTTCCGCTAGCGGCGATCCCCTTCTTCATCCTGGCCGGCAACCTCATGGAAACCGGCGGCATCTCGCGCCGCCTGGTGGAGTTCGCCAAGAGCATCGTGGGCGGCGTGCAGGGCGGCCTGCCGATGACCTGCGTGCTCACCTGCATGATCTTCGCGGCGGTGTCGGGCTCGTCGGTGGCCACCACCTTCGCCATCGGCGCCATCCTGATCCCCGCGCTCATCAAGCACGGCTACCCCACCTCGTACGCCGCCGCGCTGCAGGCCACCAGCGCCGAGCTGGGCGTGATCATCCCGCCATCGATCCCGATGATCCTGTACGGCGTGAGCGCCGAGGTGTCGATCGGCGAACTGTTCATCGCCGGCTTCGGCCCGGGCATCCTGATCAGCCTGGCGCTGATGCTCTTCGTGTGGGTCTACTGCAAGTTCAAGGGCTGGGGCAAGAACGACGGCGAGGGCCGCATGCCCTTCGGCCGCGCCCTGTGGCAGGCCGGCTGGGCACTGCTGATGCCGGTGATCATCCTCGGCGGCATCTACGGCGGCGTCTTCACGCCCACCGAGGCATCGGCCGTGGCCGTGTTCTACGCGCTGGTCGTCGGCATGGTGATCTACCGCGAGATCAAGGTCACCGACCTGTTCGTGATCCTGCGCAAGTCGGTGCTGTCGTCGGCGGTGATCATGTTCATCATCGCCAACGCCGGGCTGTTCGCCTTCCTGATCACGCGCGCGGGCGTGCCCGACGCCATCGGCCGCTGGCTCGAGCAGGTGCTGCAGTCGCCCGCCATGTTCCTGCTGGGCGTGAACGCGGCGCTGTTCGTCATCGGCATGTTCATCGAAACCAGTGCGGCCATCATCGTGCTCGCGCCCATCCTGGCGCCGGTGGCGATGCACTTCGGCATCGACCCGGTGCACTTCGGGCTGATCATGGTGGTCAACCTGGCGCTCGGCATGATCACGCCGCCCTTCGGCGTGAACCTGTTCGCGGCCTGCACCGTGGCGCGAATATCCCTGGACCGCATCGTGAAGGACCTGATCCCCTTCGTGGGGGTGGTGCTCGGCTGCCTGATGCTGATCACCTACTTCCCGGCGATCTCCCTCACGCTGCGCGACCTGGTCTACGCGAAATAG
- the gcvT gene encoding glycine cleavage system aminomethyltransferase GcvT produces MAASDDSLPLQKTPLHALHVELGARMVPFAGYSMPVQYPAGLMAEHKHTRTAAGLFDISHMGQLRLVGPDAAAAFETLMPVDVVDLAPGKQRYGLLLNDAGGILDDLMFFNEGHDSLFVIVNGACKVADLAHIQARIGARCDVQPMPDHALLALQGPQAAATLARLSPGVERFVFMTGGAVQIGDKDVKIPAFVTRSGYTGEDGFEISVKADDAEALARLLLAQPEVQPIGLGARNSLRLEAGLCLYGHDIDETTTPVEASLNWAIQKVRRTGGARAGGFPGADKVLAQLAAAASGAAGIADHDTLKRRRVGLVALERIPVRDGTPLESFEGAAIGQVTSGLLGPTADRPIAMGYVATAYAEPGTRIQAIVRGKPVPMEVTTLPFVPTRYYRG; encoded by the coding sequence ATGGCTGCTTCCGACGATTCGCTTCCGCTCCAGAAGACCCCGCTGCACGCCCTGCACGTCGAACTCGGCGCCCGCATGGTGCCCTTCGCCGGCTACTCGATGCCCGTGCAGTACCCCGCCGGCCTGATGGCCGAGCACAAGCACACCCGCACGGCCGCCGGCCTGTTCGACATCTCGCACATGGGCCAGCTGCGCCTGGTCGGCCCCGACGCCGCCGCGGCCTTCGAGACGCTGATGCCGGTCGACGTGGTCGACCTGGCGCCCGGCAAGCAGCGCTACGGCCTGCTGCTGAACGATGCCGGCGGCATCCTCGACGACCTGATGTTCTTCAACGAAGGCCACGACTCGCTCTTCGTCATCGTCAACGGCGCCTGCAAGGTGGCCGACCTGGCGCACATCCAGGCTCGCATCGGCGCGCGCTGCGACGTGCAGCCGATGCCCGACCACGCGCTGCTCGCGCTGCAGGGCCCGCAGGCCGCCGCCACGCTGGCGCGGCTGTCGCCTGGCGTCGAGCGCTTCGTCTTCATGACGGGCGGCGCGGTGCAGATCGGCGACAAGGACGTGAAGATCCCGGCCTTCGTCACCCGCAGCGGCTACACCGGCGAAGACGGCTTCGAGATCTCGGTGAAGGCCGACGACGCCGAGGCGCTGGCCCGCCTGCTGCTGGCGCAGCCCGAGGTGCAGCCGATCGGCCTGGGCGCGCGCAACTCGCTGCGGCTGGAAGCGGGCCTGTGCCTCTACGGCCACGACATCGACGAGACGACCACGCCGGTCGAGGCCTCGCTCAACTGGGCGATCCAGAAGGTGCGCCGCACCGGTGGCGCGCGGGCCGGCGGTTTTCCCGGTGCCGACAAGGTGCTGGCCCAGCTGGCGGCCGCAGCGTCGGGCGCGGCGGGCATCGCCGACCACGACACGCTCAAGCGCCGCCGCGTCGGCCTGGTCGCGCTGGAACGCATCCCGGTGCGCGACGGCACGCCGCTCGAGTCCTTCGAGGGTGCCGCCATCGGCCAGGTGACCAGCGGCCTGCTCGGGCCGACGGCCGACCGGCCGATCGCCATGGGCTATGTCGCCACCGCGTATGCGGAGCCGGGCACCCGCATCCAGGCCATCGTGCGTGGCAAGCCAGTGCCGATGGAGGTCACCACCCTGCCCTTCGTGCCGACCCGATACTACCGAGGCTGA
- the gcvH gene encoding glycine cleavage system protein GcvH: protein MSTKFTKDHEWVQATGSDAIVGITVHAQDALGDVVFVDLPDVGKTFAQGEVAGVVESVKAAADVFMPVSGEITEVNEALRADPSLANSDPLAAGWFFKVKLSDPLQLDTLLDAADYDKFAAES, encoded by the coding sequence ATGAGCACCAAATTCACCAAGGACCACGAGTGGGTCCAGGCCACCGGCAGCGACGCGATCGTCGGCATCACCGTGCATGCGCAGGACGCGCTGGGCGACGTCGTGTTCGTCGATCTGCCGGACGTCGGCAAGACCTTCGCGCAGGGCGAAGTCGCCGGCGTCGTCGAGTCGGTCAAGGCCGCGGCCGACGTGTTCATGCCCGTCTCGGGCGAAATCACCGAAGTCAACGAAGCCCTGCGCGCCGACCCCTCGCTCGCCAACAGCGACCCATTGGCCGCCGGCTGGTTCTTCAAGGTCAAGCTGAGCGACCCGCTGCAGCTCGACACCCTGCTCGACGCGGCCGACTACGACAAGTTCGCCGCCGAAAGCTGA
- the gcvP gene encoding aminomethyl-transferring glycine dehydrogenase yields the protein MPTPSFPTLRELENADEFIARHIGIEPADEARMLPVIGSATREELIDGIVPPAIRRTRPMRLPAPVSEADALAELKKMAAKNTVARNFIGQGYYGTHTPGVILRNILENPAWYTAYTPYQAEISQGRMEALVNFQTMVCDLTGMAIANASMLDEATAAAEAMTLAKRSVKSKSNIFLVAGDCHPQTIEVLRTRAAPLGIEIKVSTASETLPHLMTSGDFFGVLAQYPGTTGQVHDLRPLAGHAHACDAALCVAADLLALTLLAPPGEWDADIVCGTTQRFGMPMCNGGPHAAYLACRDAFKRSLPGRLVGVSVDVHGSPAYRLALQTREQHIRREKATSNICTAQVLPAVVASMYAVYHGPAGLTRIAQRVAALTGILAAGLEQMGRELVNTTAFDSLTVKSGDDTAAILAHANTAGVNLRHRLQQHLGISLDETTTRADIETLWALFVPTGTPMPRFEELADTAPVRIPDDLRRTSAFLTHPVFNTHKSETAMLRYIRSLSDKDLALDRSMIPLGSCTMKLNATSEMIPITWPEFANIHPFAPADQLQGYAELDQQLRDWLCEATGYAGISLQPNAGSQGEYAGLLAIKAFHVSKGEGQRNICLIPSSAHGTNPASAQMAGMQVVVTACDAQGNVDLDDLKRACEKHSANLAAVMITYPSTHGVFETRVKELCELVHAHGGRVYVDGANMNALVGVAAPGEFGGDVSHLNLHKTFCIPHGGGGPGVGPVCVVEDLVPFLPGHATAGVGGHDVGAVSAAPLGNAAVLPISWMYCRMMGAAGLQAATETAILSANYISARLKDHYPTLYASPNGHVAHECILDLRPIKDRCGVTAEDVAKRLIDYGFHAPTLSFPVPGTLMVEPTESEPLAELDRFIDAMIAIRGEIRRVEEGVWPKEDNPLKHAPHTAASLMSTEWTHPYSRELGAYPLAALKQAKYWSPIGRVDNVYGDRNLFCSCVPVDAYTTS from the coding sequence ATGCCGACGCCATCCTTCCCCACCCTGCGCGAACTCGAGAACGCCGACGAATTCATCGCCCGTCACATCGGCATCGAACCGGCCGACGAGGCGCGCATGCTGCCGGTCATCGGCTCGGCCACGCGCGAGGAACTGATCGACGGCATCGTGCCGCCGGCCATCCGCCGTACGCGGCCGATGCGCTTGCCCGCGCCGGTGAGCGAGGCCGACGCACTGGCCGAACTGAAGAAGATGGCGGCGAAGAACACGGTGGCGCGCAACTTCATCGGCCAGGGCTACTACGGCACCCACACACCTGGCGTGATCCTGCGCAACATCCTCGAGAACCCCGCCTGGTACACGGCCTACACGCCCTACCAGGCCGAGATCTCGCAGGGCCGCATGGAGGCGCTGGTCAACTTCCAGACCATGGTCTGCGACCTGACCGGCATGGCGATCGCCAACGCGTCGATGCTCGACGAAGCGACGGCCGCGGCCGAGGCCATGACGCTCGCCAAGCGCAGCGTGAAGTCCAAAAGCAACATCTTCCTGGTGGCCGGCGATTGCCACCCGCAGACCATCGAAGTGCTGCGCACGCGCGCTGCCCCCCTGGGCATCGAGATCAAGGTGAGCACTGCGTCCGAAACGCTGCCGCACCTCATGACCAGCGGCGACTTCTTCGGTGTGCTGGCGCAGTACCCCGGCACCACCGGCCAGGTGCACGACCTGCGTCCGCTGGCCGGCCATGCGCATGCCTGCGACGCCGCGCTGTGCGTGGCGGCCGACCTGCTGGCGCTGACGCTGCTGGCGCCCCCCGGCGAATGGGACGCCGACATCGTCTGCGGCACCACCCAACGCTTCGGCATGCCGATGTGCAACGGCGGCCCGCACGCCGCCTACCTGGCCTGCCGCGATGCGTTCAAGCGCTCACTGCCGGGCCGGCTGGTCGGCGTGAGCGTCGACGTGCACGGTTCGCCCGCCTACCGCCTCGCGCTGCAGACGCGCGAACAGCACATCCGCCGCGAGAAGGCCACGTCGAACATCTGCACGGCGCAGGTGCTGCCGGCCGTCGTCGCGAGCATGTACGCCGTGTACCACGGCCCGGCCGGCCTCACGCGCATCGCGCAGCGGGTGGCAGCGCTCACCGGCATCCTGGCCGCGGGCCTCGAGCAGATGGGCCGCGAGCTGGTCAACACCACCGCCTTCGATTCGCTGACCGTGAAGAGCGGCGACGACACCGCCGCCATCCTCGCGCACGCGAACACGGCCGGCGTCAACCTGCGCCATCGGCTGCAGCAGCACCTGGGCATCTCGCTCGACGAGACGACGACGCGCGCCGACATCGAGACGCTGTGGGCGCTGTTCGTGCCCACCGGCACGCCGATGCCGCGCTTCGAGGAGCTGGCCGACACCGCCCCGGTGCGCATTCCGGACGACCTGCGCCGCACCTCGGCCTTCCTCACGCACCCGGTGTTCAACACGCACAAGAGCGAGACGGCGATGCTGCGCTACATCCGCAGCCTCTCCGACAAGGACCTGGCGCTCGACCGCAGCATGATCCCGCTGGGCAGCTGCACCATGAAGCTCAACGCGACCAGCGAGATGATCCCGATCACCTGGCCCGAGTTCGCGAACATCCACCCCTTCGCGCCGGCCGACCAGTTGCAGGGCTACGCCGAGCTCGACCAGCAGCTGCGCGACTGGCTCTGCGAAGCCACGGGCTACGCCGGCATCAGCCTGCAGCCCAACGCCGGCTCGCAGGGCGAGTACGCCGGCCTGCTGGCGATCAAGGCCTTCCATGTGTCCAAGGGCGAAGGCCAGCGCAACATCTGCCTGATCCCGTCGTCGGCGCACGGCACCAACCCGGCCAGCGCGCAGATGGCCGGCATGCAGGTGGTCGTGACCGCCTGCGACGCGCAAGGGAACGTCGACCTCGACGACCTGAAGCGCGCCTGCGAGAAGCACAGCGCGAACCTCGCCGCAGTGATGATCACGTACCCGAGCACGCACGGCGTGTTCGAGACCCGCGTGAAGGAACTCTGCGAGCTGGTGCATGCGCATGGCGGCCGCGTGTACGTCGACGGCGCCAACATGAACGCGCTGGTCGGCGTGGCTGCCCCGGGCGAGTTCGGCGGCGACGTGAGCCACCTGAACCTGCACAAGACCTTCTGCATCCCCCACGGCGGCGGCGGCCCCGGCGTCGGCCCGGTGTGCGTGGTGGAAGACCTCGTGCCCTTCCTGCCGGGCCATGCGACGGCCGGTGTCGGTGGGCACGACGTCGGCGCCGTGTCTGCAGCGCCGCTGGGCAACGCCGCGGTGTTGCCGATCAGCTGGATGTACTGCCGCATGATGGGCGCGGCCGGGCTGCAGGCCGCGACCGAGACGGCGATCCTCTCGGCCAACTACATCAGCGCGCGCCTGAAGGACCACTACCCTACGCTCTACGCGAGCCCGAACGGGCATGTCGCGCACGAGTGCATCCTCGACCTGCGACCCATCAAGGACCGCTGCGGCGTCACCGCCGAGGACGTCGCCAAGCGCCTGATCGACTACGGCTTCCACGCGCCCACGCTGAGCTTCCCGGTGCCCGGCACGCTGATGGTGGAGCCGACCGAGAGCGAGCCGCTGGCCGAGCTCGACCGCTTCATCGACGCGATGATCGCCATCCGCGGCGAGATCCGCCGGGTGGAGGAAGGCGTGTGGCCGAAGGAGGACAACCCGCTCAAGCACGCGCCGCACACCGCCGCCAGCCTGATGAGCACCGAGTGGACCCACCCCTACTCGCGCGAGCTCGGTGCCTACCCGCTGGCCGCCCTCAAGCAGGCCAAGTACTGGTCGCCGATCGGCCGCGTCGACAACGTCTACGGCGACCGCAACCTGTTCTGCAGCTGCGTGCCGGTGGACGCGTACACGACGAGCTGA
- a CDS encoding SDR family oxidoreductase: MSETKQPLDGQIAWVTGGGSGIGLAGAIDLAKAGCQVVISGREAAKLDAAIADAEAKGAPRGSITAMALDVGDRPAVDAVAAAIEARHGGVDILVNSAGVNFPKRFWSETDGDTFAKVVNINLNGATFCTLAVLKGMQARRRGTVINIASFAGWHQSYLTGPAYVASKAGLTAMTHNFNIEQCVHGLRATAVCPGEVATPILKKRPVEPSAEDKALMLQEEDMGRTIRFIAEMPPHVCINELVIAPVHNRIYIGGSELQRR; encoded by the coding sequence ATGAGTGAAACGAAGCAGCCCCTCGACGGGCAGATCGCCTGGGTCACCGGCGGCGGCAGCGGCATCGGACTGGCCGGCGCCATCGACCTGGCGAAGGCCGGTTGCCAGGTCGTGATCTCCGGGCGCGAAGCGGCCAAGCTCGACGCCGCGATCGCCGACGCCGAGGCCAAGGGCGCACCGCGGGGCAGCATCACGGCGATGGCGCTCGACGTGGGCGACCGCCCCGCCGTCGACGCCGTGGCCGCCGCCATCGAGGCGCGGCACGGCGGCGTCGACATCCTGGTCAACAGCGCCGGTGTCAACTTCCCCAAGCGCTTCTGGAGCGAGACCGACGGCGACACCTTCGCCAAGGTGGTCAACATCAACCTCAACGGCGCGACCTTCTGCACGCTGGCGGTGCTCAAGGGCATGCAGGCGCGGCGCCGCGGCACGGTGATCAACATCGCGTCCTTCGCCGGCTGGCACCAGAGCTACCTCACCGGCCCGGCCTACGTGGCAAGCAAGGCGGGCCTCACGGCCATGACGCACAACTTCAACATCGAGCAATGCGTGCACGGCCTGCGCGCCACGGCCGTGTGCCCGGGCGAAGTGGCCACGCCGATCCTGAAGAAGCGCCCGGTGGAACCGAGCGCCGAGGACAAGGCGCTGATGCTGCAGGAGGAAGACATGGGCCGCACCATCCGCTTCATCGCCGAGATGCCGCCGCACGTGTGCATCAACGAGCTGGTGATCGCGCCGGTGCACAACCGCATCTACATCGGCGGCAGCGAGCTGCAGCGCCGCTGA